A single genomic interval of Alteromonas sp. CI.11.F.A3 harbors:
- a CDS encoding OsmC family protein, translating to MKAQVSWDKDLTFTGTTDSGYKTVMDGSGNAVSPMESVLLAVGACSSIDVVDILKKGRHEIESCECELEADRADDAPRVFTKIHAHYTVVASSVTEKALARAVQLSTEKYCSVMLMLTGNVEITTSYTLVESTHN from the coding sequence ATGAAAGCTCAAGTTTCATGGGATAAAGACCTCACTTTCACCGGTACAACCGACAGTGGGTATAAAACCGTCATGGACGGTAGTGGAAATGCAGTATCACCAATGGAATCAGTATTGTTAGCCGTTGGCGCCTGCTCCAGTATTGATGTGGTAGACATCCTTAAAAAGGGTCGTCACGAAATTGAAAGCTGTGAATGTGAATTAGAAGCCGATCGTGCTGATGACGCCCCACGGGTATTCACAAAAATTCATGCTCACTACACAGTGGTAGCAAGCAGCGTGACCGAGAAAGCATTAGCACGTGCAGTACAACTTTCTACTGAAAAGTATTGCTCAGTAATGTTAATGCTTACCGGCAATGTGGAGATCACCACCAGCTATACCTTAGTTGAATCCACACACAATTAG